From Jeotgalibaca dankookensis, one genomic window encodes:
- a CDS encoding response regulator transcription factor yields the protein MKILIVDDEKNILDIVDAYLAAQNFQVFRTVTGKEALQKAETIQPDLIVLDLMLPDLSGLDVCKKIRESSLVPIIMLTAKTSEKDVLTGLNLGADDYIRKPFSPKELVARIHTVLRRFKREPVEEKYSFENGSLEIIPARKQVFKFGKEVDLTPTEYELLFILASHPKQLFSREQLLDAIKGFSFDGVDRIIDTHIKNLRQKIETDTRNPQFILTAYGTGYRFGGDQ from the coding sequence ATGAAGATTTTAATCGTTGATGATGAAAAGAATATATTAGATATTGTTGACGCTTATTTAGCTGCTCAAAATTTCCAAGTTTTTCGCACAGTTACTGGAAAAGAAGCGTTACAAAAAGCTGAAACCATTCAACCCGATTTAATCGTTTTGGACCTTATGCTTCCCGATTTATCTGGACTTGATGTCTGTAAAAAAATAAGGGAATCTTCACTCGTGCCGATTATCATGCTAACAGCAAAAACTTCTGAAAAAGATGTTTTAACTGGTTTGAACTTAGGCGCAGATGACTATATCCGTAAACCTTTTAGCCCCAAAGAGTTAGTCGCTCGTATTCATACTGTTTTGAGGCGCTTTAAAAGAGAACCCGTAGAGGAAAAATATTCTTTTGAAAATGGCAGTTTAGAAATAATTCCTGCTCGAAAACAAGTATTTAAATTTGGAAAAGAAGTTGACCTAACCCCTACGGAATACGAACTGCTATTCATACTTGCTTCTCATCCTAAACAGCTGTTTTCACGTGAGCAACTCCTAGACGCTATAAAAGGATTTAGCTTTGATGGTGTGGACCGAATTATAGACACCCATATTAAGAATTTACGTCAAAAAATAGAAACAGATACAAGGAATCCTCAATTTATATTAACTGCTTATGGTACAGGTTACCGCTTTGGAGGTGACCAATGA
- the rihC gene encoding ribonucleoside hydrolase RihC produces MTIQLYKRKIIIDTDPGIDDAIAIALALFSEEIEVKLISTVAGNVGINYVTENALKLVSFFKKEVAVARGATGPLVRQSKDASSIHGKTGLEGYAFEEWNERLLVDQHAVNAIYQAIIASEEKTTLLAIGPLTNIALLLKLYPQIENQIEEIIIMGGSIDRGNYNVYAEFNIGYDPEAAKIVFDSAIKKTMVGLNIGLKALIKPEASEEIKTMNKVGDMFYSLFKKYRGGSFEEGLTMFDSTAVAYLLRPDLFTVVDTYVDIELTGQHTTGATLVDFNGHISNEANTTVCIDIDEAGFNKWFLENIRHMDI; encoded by the coding sequence ATGACTATCCAACTATATAAACGAAAGATTATCATTGATACCGATCCTGGTATTGATGATGCAATCGCAATTGCGTTAGCTCTTTTTAGCGAAGAGATTGAGGTGAAATTGATTTCAACTGTAGCTGGTAATGTTGGGATTAACTATGTGACAGAAAATGCTTTGAAATTGGTATCTTTTTTTAAAAAAGAAGTAGCTGTTGCTAGAGGCGCTACGGGGCCACTGGTTAGACAGTCTAAAGATGCAAGCAGTATTCATGGGAAAACGGGACTTGAAGGCTATGCGTTTGAAGAATGGAACGAAAGGCTCTTAGTGGATCAGCATGCCGTTAATGCCATCTATCAAGCGATTATTGCAAGCGAAGAAAAAACTACTTTATTAGCAATTGGACCGCTCACTAATATTGCTTTGCTTCTAAAACTCTACCCACAAATTGAAAATCAAATTGAAGAAATTATTATTATGGGGGGTTCGATTGATAGGGGAAATTATAATGTTTATGCTGAGTTTAACATTGGTTATGATCCTGAAGCAGCAAAAATTGTTTTTGATTCAGCTATCAAAAAAACAATGGTAGGATTAAACATTGGACTTAAAGCATTAATAAAACCAGAAGCCAGTGAAGAAATAAAAACAATGAATAAAGTAGGCGATATGTTCTATTCCTTATTTAAGAAATATCGTGGCGGTAGCTTTGAAGAAGGGCTGACGATGTTCGACAGCACAGCAGTTGCTTATTTACTGCGCCCAGATTTATTCACAGTAGTCGATACCTATGTTGATATTGAATTAACTGGTCAGCATACAACTGGAGCGACGCTCGTAGATTTTAACGGGCACATTTCAAACGAAGCGAACACTACAGTATGCATAGATATTGACGAAGCAGGTTTTAATAAATGGTTCCTTGAAAATATCCGGCATATGGATATTTAA